One window of the Egibacteraceae bacterium genome contains the following:
- the tenA gene encoding thiaminase II, with product MELTGQLWSSITPIYDRILAHPFVQGLTDGSLDRDSFRFYVVQDAHYLRDYARALSLCAARAPRDDDIVMFSRHATGAIEVERQLHEGFFAELGLSEDDVAATPVAPTCLAYTSYLLAVCHGGSFAEAVAAVLPCYWIYWEVGKALLERGSPDPLYQRWIDTYGGEEFSAIVRDVLAVTDRLGDEVDAVERARMAAHFVTTTRYEWMFWDAGWRQEQWPV from the coding sequence ATGGAGCTGACCGGCCAGCTGTGGTCGTCGATCACGCCGATCTACGACCGGATCCTGGCCCACCCTTTCGTCCAGGGCCTCACCGACGGCAGCCTCGACCGGGACAGCTTTCGCTTCTACGTCGTCCAGGACGCCCACTACCTGCGCGACTACGCCCGGGCGCTATCGCTGTGTGCCGCGCGCGCGCCGCGCGACGACGACATCGTGATGTTCTCCCGTCACGCCACCGGCGCCATCGAGGTGGAACGTCAGCTCCACGAGGGCTTCTTCGCCGAGCTCGGCCTGTCCGAAGACGACGTCGCGGCCACGCCTGTCGCTCCCACGTGCCTGGCGTACACCAGCTATCTGCTCGCTGTGTGCCATGGGGGCTCGTTCGCCGAAGCCGTCGCGGCCGTGCTGCCCTGCTACTGGATCTACTGGGAGGTTGGCAAGGCGCTGCTTGAGCGCGGGTCGCCCGACCCGCTGTACCAGCGGTGGATCGACACGTATGGCGGCGAGGAGTTCAGTGCGATCGTGCGCGACGTGCTCGCCGTGACCGACCGACTCGGCGACGAAGTGGACGCCGTCGAGCGGGCGCGCATGGCCGCGCACTTCGTGACGACCACGCGCTACGAGTGGATGTTCTGGGATGCGGGGTGGCGTCAGGAGCAGTGGCCGGTGTGA